A single genomic interval of Dysidea avara chromosome 8, odDysAvar1.4, whole genome shotgun sequence harbors:
- the LOC136263612 gene encoding 1-phosphatidylinositol 4,5-bisphosphate phosphodiesterase gamma-1-like isoform X2 — translation MAGSDVFRSTDIIEILRALDYGTAMVRFKGRREPVKKLFCLKLETFEIQQFPITSSHQRKTPQPEEYVNVREIKEVRLGWQSKDFDRRDDDIKRFGTDQACCFIILYGSEFRLKMLSLVAQCREERDAWVKALQYVMHDNNFMTHLVVHRWLLREFREMDRANSGSIGVADLRRWLQRMNAKTLVSKSKQLFTEVDIGKTGSLDFSGFEKLYHNIISAKAIGDRFYNYVANKQTIGFTELKAFLQDEQKDPRASDSHHVASLVRDFVVAVHRLSNPLQPSLNIQEFVDYLFSKRNSVFNEEHAVVYQDMDQPLCHYWIDSSHNTYLCGNQYNSESSVECYVRVLRSGCRCIELDCWDGPDGQPIITHGRTLCTRIRFTDVIKAIKDHAFATSEYPVILSIEQHCSISQQQFMAKQFQEVFGDMLLTKLINPVALHLPSPNQLKRKIIIKHKKLKEGIAFAIPIITDPEDHTTHELMDLCNSIKNGQLFLQNPIDKVWQEHFFVLTPKQLIFTGEQEKEDTEDTEKIEDGLVPTTELHLKQKWFHGKLKSGRKDAEQLLTSYAGPDGSFLMRESASYPGDYSLSFSHRGIVNHVRIRTRNEAGSTKFFLVDPMGFDTLYHLIDYYQHNPLKAAEFEQILTDAVPQPDNHNNKHWFHPNLSRTQAEEMLKTVRMDGAYLVRHSDQANNYAISFRAEGKVKHCRVQEDESGHFTIGSATFDSLSELVLYYEKNPLYRKMKLRYAINDEVLNSLDKMNDEESIYVTYMSPNDFNKQQRVTVRALYEYNAMRKDELTFCQGAIITNVDKVDGGWWCGDYGHQHRGWFPANYVEEIVQAQEEKQLGNLQQGAIDIQGCSVVLPGTVPNENGLFTLRIHPGGISGPTGGGLEVASRYLDEIRQWQTSIQEAIVDLDEAQLKMDQQVRKLQIAREMSDLTVYCRSVPFDINNELNPCEMSSFVETKALSVMKNKNTSAKFIHYSHQQLSRVYPKGSRVDSSNYDPQPMWNAGSQMVALNFQTADKPMQLNEGKFLQNGSCGYVLFPKYMRERGYDPLDIRTFSDLNALHITLTIIGGRHFIRQGKGAVSSMFVDIEIIGAESDCCKMKTTTVRD, via the exons ATGGCCGGCTCTGACGTGTTTCGTTCTACTGATATTATTGAAATCCTGAGAGCGTTGGATTATGGCACGGCTATGGTGCGTTTCAAGGGACGCAGGGAGCCCGTGAAAAAGCTGTTCTGCCTGAAATTGGAGACGTTTGAGATACAACAGTTTCCAATTACATCTTCTCATCAACGCAAAACACCACAGCCTGAAGAATATG TAAACGTTCGTGAGATAAAAGAGGTGCGACTTGGTTGGCAGTCAAAGGATTTTGATCGTAGAGATGATGATATAAAGAGATTTGGTACAGACCAGGCTTGTTGTTTTATCATCCTGTATGGGTCAGAGTTTAGACTGAAGATGTTGAGTTTAGTTG CTCAGTGTCGTGAAGAAAGAGATGCTTGGGTAAAGGCATTGCAATATGTTATGCATGATAACAACTTTATGACTCACTTAGTAGTACACag GTGGTTACTTAGGGAATTCCGTGAGATGGATCGTGCCAATAGTGGCAG TATTGGTGTGGCTGACTTACGACGTTGGCTACAACGGATGAACGCAAAGACCTTGGTATCTAAATCAAAGCAGTTATTTACG GAAGTCGATATAGGGAAAACAGGCTCCTTGGATTTTAGTGGTTTTGAGAAATTGTACCACAATATCATCAGTGCCAAAGCA ATTGGCGATCGTTTTTACAATTATGTTGCCAACAAGCAAACTATTGGATTTACTGAGTTGAAAGCGTTTCTGCAGGACGAGCAGAAA GACCCTCGGGCTAGTGATTCTCATCATGTCGCAAGTCTTGTCAGAGATTTTGTCGTTGCGGTTCACCGTCTGTCCAACCCTCTCCAACCTTCTCTGAACATACAAGAATTCGTTGACTACTTGTTCTCAAAGAGGAATAGTGTTTTTAATGAGGAGCACGCTGTAGTTTACCAAGACATGGACCAACCACTGTGTCATTACTGGATCGATTCTTCACACAACAC GTATTTATGTGGTAACCAGTACAACAGTGAGTCATCAGTTGAGTGTTACGTTAGAGTGCTCCGGAGTGGTTGTCGCTGTATTGAATTGGATTGTTGGGATGGCCCGGACGGACAGCCAATCATCACACACGGAAGGACCCTGTGCACACGTATTCGTTTCACGGACGTGATAAAAGCAATCAAGGATCACGCTTTTGCAACTTCAGA ATACCCAGTCATCTTGTCCATTGAACAGCATTGCAGCATCTCCCAGCAACAGTTTATGGCTAAACAATTCCAAGAAGTGTTTGGAG ACATGTTACTCACAAAGTTGATCAATCCTGTAGCCCTTCACCTTCCATCTCCTAACCAGCTGAAGAGAAAGATCATCATTAAG CATAAAAAACTAAAAGAAGGTATTGCATTTGCAATTCCCATTATCACAGATCCAgaag ATCACACCACCCATGAACTGATGGATCTGTGTAATTCCATTAAGAATGGTCAGCTGTTCTTGCAGAACCCAATTGACAAG GTATGGCAAGAACATTTCTTTGTGCTCACTCCAAAGCAGCTGATCTTTACTGGTGAGCAAGAGAAGGAAGATACAGAAGACACAGAGAAGATTGAAGATGGACTAGTTCCTACTACGGAACTGCACCTTAAGCAAAA GTGGTTTCATGGCAAACTGAAGTCAGGACGGAAAGATGCTGAGCAACTTTTAACTAGTTACGCTGGACCAGATGGTTCCTTCTTAATGAGAGAAAGCGCCAGTTACCCTGGAGATTACTCTCTGTCTTTTAG CCACCGTGGTATAGTGAATCATGTGAGAATACGGACACGTAACGAGGCAGGCTCTACCAAATTCTTCCTGGTTGATCCGATGGGATTTGACACACTATATCACCTCATTGATTACTACCAACATAACCCTCTCAAGGCTGCCGAGTTTGAGCAGATCCTGACAGACGCTGTCCCTCAG CCTGACAACCACAACAATAAACA TTGGTTCCATCCTAACCTATCGAGAACCCAAGCTGAGGAGATGTTGAAGACAGTCCGTATGGATGGAGCTTATCTTGTCCGTCATTCAGACCAAGCTAATAATTATGCCATATCGTTTCG GGCTGAAGGAAAGGTCAAGCACTGTCGTGTACAGGAAGATGAAAGTGGCCACTTTACAATCGGCAGTGCCACGTTTGACTCCCTCTCAGAGCTGGTCTTATATTATGAGAAGAATCCACTCTACCGGAAGATGAAGCTCCGATATGCCATCAACGATGAGGTGTTAAACAGCCTGGACAAGATGAACGATGAAGAGAGTATATATGTCACCTACATGAGTCCCAATGACTTTAACAAGCAACAGAGAGTAACTGTCCGAGCTCTCTATGAGTACAATGCTATGAGGAAAGACGAACTGACTTTTTGTCAAGGTGCCATCATTACAAATGTGGACAAGGTCGATGGAGGATGGTGGTGTGGGGATTATGGTCACCAACACAGAGGATGGTTTCCTGCCAATTATGTGGAAGAGATTGTACAAGCACAAGAAGAGAAACAGTTAGGAAATCTTCAACAAGGTGCCATTGATATTCAAGGGTGCAGTGTTG TGTTACCGGGGACAGTACCCAATGAGAACGGCCTGTTCACACTCCGTATCCACCCTGGTGGCATATCTGGTCCCACAGGCGGAGGACTTGAGGTAGCATCACGATACTTAGACGAGATACGACAGTGGCAGACATCCATACAAGAAGCCATTGTTGACCTTGATGAGGCACAGCTCAAGATGGACCAACAAGTCAGGAAGCTACAGATAGCTAGGGAAATGAGTGACCTCACTGTTTACTGTAGATCAGTCCCATTTGATATAAACA ATGAACTCAACCCTTGTGAGATGTCTTCGTTTGTTGAGACCAAAGCATTAAGTGTGATGAAGAACAAGAACACTTCAGCCAAGTTCATACA TTACAGTCACCAACAATTGAGTAGGGTCTACCCCAAAGGATCAAGAGTTGATTCCAGTAACTATGATCCGCAGCCAATGTGGAATGCCGGGTCACAGATGGTGGCACTCAACTTCCAAACAGCAGACAAACCCATGCAGTTGAATGAGGGGAAATTCTTACAAAACGGCAG TTGTGGATATGTGCTGTTCCCGAAGTACATGAGGGAACGAGGCTATGATCCTTTAGACATCAGAACCTTCAGTGACTTGAATGCCCTGCACATCACACTAACC ATAATTGGTGGGAGACACTTCATCCGACAAGGTAAGGGAGCAGTCAGTTCCATGTTCGTAGATATTGAGATCATCGGGGCTGAGAGTGACTGCTGTAAAATGAAGACAACGACAGTCC gtgattaa
- the LOC136264704 gene encoding large ribosomal subunit protein eL14-like — MRVTTPTRDLVAEEDEVGRVVLINNGPYSGKLCIVVDVVDQNRALVDCPNTGVPRQALNFKWMALTDLKVKLPRGARSKYVRKAFEDEQVADNWSKTAWAKRIARFERRETLSDFDRFKIKQLKQKKSHVIRREFNKLKKAT, encoded by the exons ATGCGTGTGACTACTCCCACTAGAGACCTCGTGGCAGAAGAGGATG AGGTCGGTAGGGTCGTACTTATCAACAATGGACCCTACTCGGGCAAGTTGTGTATCGTGGTTGATGTAGTGGACCAAAACAGG GCCTTGGTGGATTGTCCTAATACCGGTGTACCGCGACAAGCATTGAATTTCAAATGGATGGCATTGACGGATCTAAAAGTGAAGCTACCACGTGGTGCTCGCAGTAAGTACGTGAGGAAAGCATTTGAGGATGAGCAGGTCGCAGACAACTGGTCGAAGACTGCTTGGGCAAAAAGAATAGCCAGATTTGAGAGAAGAGAAACACTGAGTGATTTTGACCGCTTCAAAATAAAACAGTTAAAGCAGAAG AAATCTCATGTCATTAGGAGGGAATTCAACAAACTGAAGAAGGCT
- the LOC136263612 gene encoding 1-phosphatidylinositol 4,5-bisphosphate phosphodiesterase gamma-1-like isoform X1, with amino-acid sequence MAGSDVFRSTDIIEILRALDYGTAMVRFKGRREPVKKLFCLKLETFEIQQFPITSSHQRKTPQPEEYVNVREIKEVRLGWQSKDFDRRDDDIKRFGTDQACCFIILYGSEFRLKMLSLVAQCREERDAWVKALQYVMHDNNFMTHLVVHRWLLREFREMDRANSGSIGVADLRRWLQRMNAKTLVSKSKQLFTEVDIGKTGSLDFSGFEKLYHNIISAKAIGDRFYNYVANKQTIGFTELKAFLQDEQKDPRASDSHHVASLVRDFVVAVHRLSNPLQPSLNIQEFVDYLFSKRNSVFNEEHAVVYQDMDQPLCHYWIDSSHNTYLCGNQYNSESSVECYVRVLRSGCRCIELDCWDGPDGQPIITHGRTLCTRIRFTDVIKAIKDHAFATSEYPVILSIEQHCSISQQQFMAKQFQEVFGDMLLTKLINPVALHLPSPNQLKRKIIIKHKKLKEGIAFAIPIITDPEDHTTHELMDLCNSIKNGQLFLQNPIDKVWQEHFFVLTPKQLIFTGEQEKEDTEDTEKIEDGLVPTTELHLKQKWFHGKLKSGRKDAEQLLTSYAGPDGSFLMRESASYPGDYSLSFSHRGIVNHVRIRTRNEAGSTKFFLVDPMGFDTLYHLIDYYQHNPLKAAEFEQILTDAVPQPDNHNNKHWFHPNLSRTQAEEMLKTVRMDGAYLVRHSDQANNYAISFRAEGKVKHCRVQEDESGHFTIGSATFDSLSELVLYYEKNPLYRKMKLRYAINDEVLNSLDKMNDEESIYVTYMSPNDFNKQQRVTVRALYEYNAMRKDELTFCQGAIITNVDKVDGGWWCGDYGHQHRGWFPANYVEEIVQAQEEKQLGNLQQGAIDIQGCSVVLPGTVPNENGLFTLRIHPGGISGPTGGGLEVASRYLDEIRQWQTSIQEAIVDLDEAQLKMDQQVRKLQIAREMSDLTVYCRSVPFDINNELNPCEMSSFVETKALSVMKNKNTSAKFIHYSHQQLSRVYPKGSRVDSSNYDPQPMWNAGSQMVALNFQTADKPMQLNEGKFLQNGSCGYVLFPKYMRERGYDPLDIRTFSDLNALHITLTIIGGRHFIRQGKGAVSSMFVDIEIIGAESDCCKMKTTTVRDNGFNPVWNEQTQFIVSNPDIALIRFLVQDEDVFGDPNFLGQAVYPIKSLKSGYRSVQLRNTFSEELELSSLLIHLEIKGARDEDEDLYSSIKDLREQLQNISNEISQVTTNTRGDQYTAAQHLENLSERMQTTQSEIKRLTETRMRNVPSKR; translated from the exons ATGGCCGGCTCTGACGTGTTTCGTTCTACTGATATTATTGAAATCCTGAGAGCGTTGGATTATGGCACGGCTATGGTGCGTTTCAAGGGACGCAGGGAGCCCGTGAAAAAGCTGTTCTGCCTGAAATTGGAGACGTTTGAGATACAACAGTTTCCAATTACATCTTCTCATCAACGCAAAACACCACAGCCTGAAGAATATG TAAACGTTCGTGAGATAAAAGAGGTGCGACTTGGTTGGCAGTCAAAGGATTTTGATCGTAGAGATGATGATATAAAGAGATTTGGTACAGACCAGGCTTGTTGTTTTATCATCCTGTATGGGTCAGAGTTTAGACTGAAGATGTTGAGTTTAGTTG CTCAGTGTCGTGAAGAAAGAGATGCTTGGGTAAAGGCATTGCAATATGTTATGCATGATAACAACTTTATGACTCACTTAGTAGTACACag GTGGTTACTTAGGGAATTCCGTGAGATGGATCGTGCCAATAGTGGCAG TATTGGTGTGGCTGACTTACGACGTTGGCTACAACGGATGAACGCAAAGACCTTGGTATCTAAATCAAAGCAGTTATTTACG GAAGTCGATATAGGGAAAACAGGCTCCTTGGATTTTAGTGGTTTTGAGAAATTGTACCACAATATCATCAGTGCCAAAGCA ATTGGCGATCGTTTTTACAATTATGTTGCCAACAAGCAAACTATTGGATTTACTGAGTTGAAAGCGTTTCTGCAGGACGAGCAGAAA GACCCTCGGGCTAGTGATTCTCATCATGTCGCAAGTCTTGTCAGAGATTTTGTCGTTGCGGTTCACCGTCTGTCCAACCCTCTCCAACCTTCTCTGAACATACAAGAATTCGTTGACTACTTGTTCTCAAAGAGGAATAGTGTTTTTAATGAGGAGCACGCTGTAGTTTACCAAGACATGGACCAACCACTGTGTCATTACTGGATCGATTCTTCACACAACAC GTATTTATGTGGTAACCAGTACAACAGTGAGTCATCAGTTGAGTGTTACGTTAGAGTGCTCCGGAGTGGTTGTCGCTGTATTGAATTGGATTGTTGGGATGGCCCGGACGGACAGCCAATCATCACACACGGAAGGACCCTGTGCACACGTATTCGTTTCACGGACGTGATAAAAGCAATCAAGGATCACGCTTTTGCAACTTCAGA ATACCCAGTCATCTTGTCCATTGAACAGCATTGCAGCATCTCCCAGCAACAGTTTATGGCTAAACAATTCCAAGAAGTGTTTGGAG ACATGTTACTCACAAAGTTGATCAATCCTGTAGCCCTTCACCTTCCATCTCCTAACCAGCTGAAGAGAAAGATCATCATTAAG CATAAAAAACTAAAAGAAGGTATTGCATTTGCAATTCCCATTATCACAGATCCAgaag ATCACACCACCCATGAACTGATGGATCTGTGTAATTCCATTAAGAATGGTCAGCTGTTCTTGCAGAACCCAATTGACAAG GTATGGCAAGAACATTTCTTTGTGCTCACTCCAAAGCAGCTGATCTTTACTGGTGAGCAAGAGAAGGAAGATACAGAAGACACAGAGAAGATTGAAGATGGACTAGTTCCTACTACGGAACTGCACCTTAAGCAAAA GTGGTTTCATGGCAAACTGAAGTCAGGACGGAAAGATGCTGAGCAACTTTTAACTAGTTACGCTGGACCAGATGGTTCCTTCTTAATGAGAGAAAGCGCCAGTTACCCTGGAGATTACTCTCTGTCTTTTAG CCACCGTGGTATAGTGAATCATGTGAGAATACGGACACGTAACGAGGCAGGCTCTACCAAATTCTTCCTGGTTGATCCGATGGGATTTGACACACTATATCACCTCATTGATTACTACCAACATAACCCTCTCAAGGCTGCCGAGTTTGAGCAGATCCTGACAGACGCTGTCCCTCAG CCTGACAACCACAACAATAAACA TTGGTTCCATCCTAACCTATCGAGAACCCAAGCTGAGGAGATGTTGAAGACAGTCCGTATGGATGGAGCTTATCTTGTCCGTCATTCAGACCAAGCTAATAATTATGCCATATCGTTTCG GGCTGAAGGAAAGGTCAAGCACTGTCGTGTACAGGAAGATGAAAGTGGCCACTTTACAATCGGCAGTGCCACGTTTGACTCCCTCTCAGAGCTGGTCTTATATTATGAGAAGAATCCACTCTACCGGAAGATGAAGCTCCGATATGCCATCAACGATGAGGTGTTAAACAGCCTGGACAAGATGAACGATGAAGAGAGTATATATGTCACCTACATGAGTCCCAATGACTTTAACAAGCAACAGAGAGTAACTGTCCGAGCTCTCTATGAGTACAATGCTATGAGGAAAGACGAACTGACTTTTTGTCAAGGTGCCATCATTACAAATGTGGACAAGGTCGATGGAGGATGGTGGTGTGGGGATTATGGTCACCAACACAGAGGATGGTTTCCTGCCAATTATGTGGAAGAGATTGTACAAGCACAAGAAGAGAAACAGTTAGGAAATCTTCAACAAGGTGCCATTGATATTCAAGGGTGCAGTGTTG TGTTACCGGGGACAGTACCCAATGAGAACGGCCTGTTCACACTCCGTATCCACCCTGGTGGCATATCTGGTCCCACAGGCGGAGGACTTGAGGTAGCATCACGATACTTAGACGAGATACGACAGTGGCAGACATCCATACAAGAAGCCATTGTTGACCTTGATGAGGCACAGCTCAAGATGGACCAACAAGTCAGGAAGCTACAGATAGCTAGGGAAATGAGTGACCTCACTGTTTACTGTAGATCAGTCCCATTTGATATAAACA ATGAACTCAACCCTTGTGAGATGTCTTCGTTTGTTGAGACCAAAGCATTAAGTGTGATGAAGAACAAGAACACTTCAGCCAAGTTCATACA TTACAGTCACCAACAATTGAGTAGGGTCTACCCCAAAGGATCAAGAGTTGATTCCAGTAACTATGATCCGCAGCCAATGTGGAATGCCGGGTCACAGATGGTGGCACTCAACTTCCAAACAGCAGACAAACCCATGCAGTTGAATGAGGGGAAATTCTTACAAAACGGCAG TTGTGGATATGTGCTGTTCCCGAAGTACATGAGGGAACGAGGCTATGATCCTTTAGACATCAGAACCTTCAGTGACTTGAATGCCCTGCACATCACACTAACC ATAATTGGTGGGAGACACTTCATCCGACAAGGTAAGGGAGCAGTCAGTTCCATGTTCGTAGATATTGAGATCATCGGGGCTGAGAGTGACTGCTGTAAAATGAAGACAACGACAGTCC GTGACAATGGTTTCAACCCAGTATGGAATGAACAAACTCAGTTCATTGTGTCAAATCCTGACATCGCATTGATCCGGTTTCTGGTGCAAGATGAAGATGTGTTTGGAGACCCTAACTTTCTGGGACAAGCAGTTTATCCCATCAAATCACTCAAATCAGGTTACCGCAGTGTTCAGCTGAGGAATACCTTTTCAGAAGAGCTTGAGTTGTCATCGCTGCTAATTCACTTGGAAATCAAGGGAGCCAGGGATGAGGACGAAGATTTGTATTCGTCAATTAAAGATCTTCGTGAACAACTTCAAAATATCTCTAATGAGATTTCCCAGGTAACAACGAATACAAGGGGAGACCAGTACACGGCCGCACAACATTTAGAAAACCTTAGTGAGCGTATGCAAACAACACAATCAGAGATTAAAAGGCTAACAGAAACAAG GATGAGAAATGTACCATCCAAGAGATAA